From Malus sylvestris chromosome 1, drMalSylv7.2, whole genome shotgun sequence:
AGCCTTGCTTCCAATCCCTTCAAGGCTGTGAGTTTCCCTGTAACCTGTACTAGACTTGGAAACTAAGTTTCTTGTATCGCCTCTTATATGCATTAAGAAAATCTAATAAAATTGActtcatacatacatacatacatactgtGTGAGCGTAAATAAAACGAGGAAGCTAATGAGAATAAAATCACCAAAACCAAACCTCTGTTGCAAGAGTGCTGATGGTTGTATCTTTCACATCTCTAAGCAAGTGTTCCACTCCTGTTAAAGGGTAATATGGTCAATAAAAACCATAAGTAGAAACAAAACGACCACCAAACCACAAAGGAAAGCAAGAAATCAATATGCGCATGCAATAACTTAAAAGTCTTATTCAATGTTACAAGAAAGGGTAGTTCAGTTTCCATGGGCTTACCAATTTCCTCAACTTCATGGGCAGCAATTTCAGAAGGCACATGAACGAACACCTTCTGGCTTTTCTGGGTAGCATTCTGTAATCGTACCAAAATGTTAATTCAAATTTATAGCATTAAAACCAGGTTTCAAGTCAAAGTAGCTCCAACCATAACgcttgttttggaagaacttaGTATATGACCAGACCAATACAAAAGGCAAGGCATATCCGAAAAATCATGATTCTACCTCTTTAACCTCTTCAACGGCACAgtaagcttttgttggtattcCCAGCTCCTTAGGTTGGACATCAATTATGACCAAGACAGGATTTGGAACATAACTGCAAAATCAAAAGGGAAATTGTGATATaatggagaagaaaagaaacaggAATTCATACGTCTCAAGGATAATGAATAGAAACACGAATTCATGTATCTGCTGATGGGTGCAAAATGCTTAAGCATGTTTCACCATGATagagacaaaacaattaaacaaaaaacaaaatatttccACCATTTCATAAGAATACCACTTACAGGTATACGGCTTCCTCATAACCaaccatcaatattttataGAAAACTGATGGAGAACCTCAAGGTTTCCAAAATCTCAGACATCTTGATTAAATTTACCAATATTCAagttacacaaaaaaaaaaaaaaggtatcacAGTATAACAAAATGAAGACAAGAGTTAAGAAATAAGGGTTGAAGAACACATTTGCTTCTTCTAGTCAGTTGAGAATTAGTTTCTCTAATACCAATTTAAACGATATGAACCTTACACCTTTAATTATCTCCATGTTGTCCTTCCACTTAAACTTTGTTGACCAGACTGGTTATAAGAAGCATTCATGATATTCATATTCTAATGGAATCTCAAGACCAAGTAGATGTTTTTCATAGGGTTTACGCGGGCTTACTCATTAAATAAACCGTGAATGTCTAAgtcattttctctcaattttggACCTGTGCTGTACCATCCCACAACGTGCTCCTttgctggaaaaaaaaattatttgtcaaTTTTTGCATCATAACAGATAATGTGCGAATCTAGGGAAAGAGACATAGTATATACTCATACCATTTATTCTCTTTGCCATGGAATACATGGCTTCATGGTAGTTGTGATCAAGAAACCAGATACTGGGATCCttgtcatcttcttcaaagGGAACTGTGAATAAAGATCAATACTAATATGAGTCAAAAGTAACGCACTTGATCTAGAAACATAGAAGGTTCTACAGGCAACAAGACGAAAAcgcaaaataagaaaaaaaaattaaagtctaacaaaaacacaaaaactaaactacTACGTTAAATTTAAGAGCGCAATCATGAAGTTCGAGACTGATACTGCATCAAATTcttttgaaaaacaaataaacaataaaatcaaaataCGACAAGAAAGCAAGTGCTACAGGCTATAGAATGCATGTGCTACAGACTATCAACTAAATAACCTAATATGCAATGGGAAATTAACAAGAAAGTGCATTGATCACCAAATATATAGAAAGTATGCTGATAAACAAAAACATAGGAACTGCACTGCCCCGTACATAAATCAGTTCAAATTGTGTAGGTCTATGCATTTGGAAAGCAAATTAAAGCAGAAATTTCGCAACTTCACACTACAACAACCTCAGCAGCTCTCGAATTAAACTTCGAAATGCCTTATCAAAAGGCATGTCTGGAATGCGACAACCCCTCATAACTAATTTAACTTTCTACATCTCAATTCTGAAATGCAGCCTAAACCAACTGAAATTCATTCAGCAGCATGCAAACGTAACCTAAATTTGCTTAACCAATTCCAAGTTCAAGCTCATAGCAGCAGAAACACACTCATTCTTTTgaataatttaacaaaaatacaCCTTTTCACAATGCCGTAGAGCCTAAACACAGATTTTCTCActgaccaaacaaaaatttaccACAGTTTGGAGCATAATTCAGAACAAAAATTCCTTaatcagataaaaaaaaaaggaaaaatcacccaaataaatttaaattattcaaaaataaataaaagcaaaCGAGATTCAAACATAGCCTTGAAGCAGAGGGACTAGGCGAGCTTGAAATAAACGAACCGGCGTAGCTGTTGGTGACGTCGACGGTGCCCTTGTACGACGAGCCGAGCAGAACTCCGACGACGCGCTTGCGAGTGTCTTTGGCGACCCTGTTGTAGTTGTCGACGATGCTGAGCAGAACCAGTGGGTGAACTATCACCCTCTCGATCGGCCTCGCCGAGATTTGCTGCGTTTTTACCACATCCATTGCTGGATTTCTTCTGCTTTCTCTGAATTTTCCTGCTTTTTCTGCAGTAATTTTGAGTTAGCTTCTTCAGCAGGAaacctctgtctctctctctaatttatATGGAAAACGCTCTTTGCTTGCtcatctcttctttcttctctttccttTCGGTTCTCTCACCGGACCTGATAATTTTGTATTTgaaataattttgtttgtttatgacGGTTGAGCCCAGAATTTATGGGTTTTATTATGGGCCAACTACATTTGCTTTTGGGCCTTTTGTAAAttgtttttccttcttttatttttttggctaAGTGATCTAGAATTAAAATATCAATACAGACTAAATTTTGACGACACAACGATGAGATATCAACGACATGCTAAAAATCAATTATTTCATCAACCATCGCCTCAAGTTAGATCGTTTCAGccaaaaacctaaattttttaagatGTTATTGTCATGGCCCATGATACTTAGACCtataaacgggtcgggtttgaGTCGGGTTCAATctgacccgttaagctaacgggtcatccgaacccaacccgttaaacTAACAggtcacccgtttcacccgttaacaattattaattttttttttcatagggtttattttttattattaagactttactgaaattactaaaacatcctcaactaacgggtgctaacaggttaacccaaagtgacccgttatttaacgggttgttaacaggttcacccgttagcgacccgacccgttaagcatccaccaaaatactaatattaacgggtcgggtcgggtcgggttaacgggtcGGATCCAAAATGCCAAGTCTAATGATACTCGTGTCAAAGTACTCAGACATGCTCCTCTCACCATCACCCAATGTAAGGTGAAATTCTTGTGTCCCTGACAATCAGGCCAGGTAAATTGTTCAACTCATTTACAAAGGAATGAAactttttcaataaaatttgtacctaaatgagaagagatTCTTGCATCCAGCCGGGCATATGGGGCATATGGGGCATAGACTATTTGGGTGGGCAAAGGTGAGAAAAACAAACAAGGGGACCCTGGGTTTATGAGTATGGCTGTATGGCCTTATTGGTTCGGTCGGCCATATCCATATATATTCCTCTTGCATAAGGTCAAGTGGTACTTAAATATTTCGGGACCGGCTTCTTTGTAAGTGAGTCGAACCACCTAGTTTAATTGTCAGACGCAAAGTTCTTCAATGTTATGGATACataagaagtaaacaagttgtaGACACTCCCATACCAACTAACTTCTAGTCTAGTAACACTCCTCTTTTCAATACTAAAATAGGTTTTAAGCTCGAATTTCGATCTCCTCCCGTTAATTCAAACTCGAGTGCATACGAGAGAACACAATCGATTAAACAATGTAGATACGCTCACATCTGCAATGAAAGAGCAGTTTTAGAATTTCCAAATGATATTTAAGAATAGTATAAAATGTGATGGATAAGATCAAGGTAAGTGGATGAGAATTGAGTATTACTTTACTTAGTAAGGATAAATGAGGGCTGTGGGGAAGTGGGGAAGCTCTAAGATTAgtacatgaaattcaaagctgGGAAGCAGACCCAAGGTAAGTAATAGGTATATGTCATACGACCAAGGCCAAGCTTAAGTATTTTATTCACAATTATGCAGCCCAAGGAGACATTGCTCATGTGGAGCAAGAGAAAATTCCAATTTCCAAGCCATTCATACAAACAAGAAATCCGACAGAGTAAATCACAGAGAAATTAATAACAACAAGAAAGTGCACATGCAGAGAAGAATGTCCAAGAATTTCCAATATCTTAATTCAACAACTCAAATTAGCGTCAATACTACGTAAACTATTCAACAACTATCTCTCCCTCGCTACCTTTCTGTTCACCCTTTCATGCCAGCTGCTAAACCCCAAATTCTACAAATGGCAGCCATGACTACTAGCTAGCTAGGAGCTTTTTTTTCCGTTTTTTTCTCATATATTTGAAGCATGTAATTCAAAGGAAACTTAAACGCAGATCCAAAGGTGGAAGGTCCATTTCTGTCCCAACAGTGCAGGTAAAAGCTGATGCCTCCTTGCAATATTCGTTTGCGTGAAATCTCAGCTTCTCTCCCTCAGATTCGTTGAAAGAGTTTATGGGGAAAAGTTGAAGGGTCTCAATCACTCTTGCCGGCTCCGAAACCTGATTTATTTCTGCAAAGAACGGAAAATAAAACCGTGAAAAAAGAATACCAGCACCATATCAGCAAAGAAAATTCAGGTGCATAGTGCATGctagaaaaaccctaaaccGAAGTACTTCAAGAATTTTTTGGTCAATCAAGAAAGAGAAATTTTAACAGCTATGATTAACGGACGTTTTGGAGACGATATGTTCTCCAGATCTCGACGAATGATATCCTTGTCATCAATAGAAACTTTACGCCGCTTTTGTCTTTCTCTGGCTTTGTGATTCTGAAACCAGTAAAAGACGTTCTTGCTCTCGATCTTGCCATAAAAGCTTAGCTGAGAGGAGATTTTCTGAATCTGATCAGTGCTCGGCGTTCGGAGTCCAGACCTGAACAGGTCAGTCAGAACTTTAACCTGTTCTGTAGTTGGATTCCAACGCCCGCACTTGGTTCCACTATTACCATTACCACCATCGCGAAAACTCGATGCTTTAATGCAAAATCCTGACATGCCCTCGTCCATATTTCAGCTTCAAATGGCTAGAAACAAAACCAGTCTGTGCTGCTGCCTCAGGAACTTCCTTTTTCTGAGCTTCTGAACTCAAAACAGTGTGAACTCGTGTGCATATATAATACCCTAAAGTAGACAGtactttggtttttttttattataatttttttgtgttaGATCTTTGTTTATACACTAGTCTGCGTTGTTTTTAGAGAATTTGAGATTGAATAATTATGTGGATTTGTTCGGTTTTAATTATCTTTGCCCAGTTTTCTGtgctgagagaaagagagggacatGCGCGAAAGCGGCCAATGTTCAACATTTGTCGGCGAGCAGACAAGATGAAAGTTTTCCCTAAACTATATGGTTTTTACTTACGTTGAGTTCATATGCATTATATATTtccacatattttttttagctttttaaacattgtgtttttatttataGTCGTCGAATTGGATAAGTGAAATAGAATCAACCGTCCATAATTAAATATGAGTGTAGAAGGTTAAAAAGATGTGTAAAAATTACTTCCCTatcaatttttagggttttttgtgcTTTTCAGTTTTAGATGAGCAAAACCCTTCTAACAAtgtttagattaaaaaaaaacactgctTCATAGAAGAACACTTATTATATATGTGGTTTTTTGTACTTCAAGGGATTTTGcatttttgttataaaaaaaaaattagagaagtACTTTATAAAAATGCATTTCCAAACAATTCATAATTAGTATAGTAAGTCCAAGATAACCAGACATTGAGTAAGGCCAAGCATCATTTTTAATTAGTTGGTGTCTGCTAAAGATCATATAGAAGAGTGCAAATCTCCTGGATTATCTTAATTGGGGTATTAGCAGAAAAACGATCGATGCAAGTGAAGGTCAAAATTACACATTGTCTGATTTGCATTGGACGGTTGTGATCGCAACAGACTGACAAAGATACTGAGTTAGGTTGACCCTAAATACTGATTACAGCTCAGTCATATAGAGTGGGGATAATGGATATATAAACCTCCTTTTAATTGAGGATGTGTGGGAACATAAACAAAGCGACAAGAAAGCcaccaaaaattgaaatttaggaGGGACGGACAACGCATGACCAGCCAAAATGGGAAAAGAGAAGAGGAGACATATTGGATTTTCTTATGTCATGTGCCTCCTGTCGTAAGCAACTACATCCCCCTTTTTCCAGTCACTTGGTTTGCTTCATCTTTTATCATTTGATTGAATGTTACCCAATTCTGGGAGTGATCAAAAGTGTAGGAGAAGTTTTGTATTTTAGGGTTTGTCCCTACACAGGGATATGTTGGATGAGAAGGTTTGAACATTAATGGTCATATGCATGATACATACACCATTAGATTTGCATGCGATTTacttttttgaaaaatggaacTGATCTATACGTTACACATGCTATACTTTTTAACGAATGAACATAAGTTTCATTAATAAATGAGTGCACGACAAAGTGCagataaaaaagtaaaaaaaaaaaaaaaaacactagctAGATTAGCTAGAGGAGGGTCTTCGAAAATAGCTATGGGGTTTAGTCGATGAATGCAAATCTTTAATTAACATGAACTAGAAGTGTATGTGGTGAATGTTCATTGGAAGAGAAATGAAGCTCTGATATGGTAGCTAAATTGGGGATTGATTGGGATGCAGATATTTAAGTTCTTGTGGAGCCTCTAATATACTTTCTGTATGTATACAGTCTACTAATATTATCAGATTtcgtacttttttttctttagaagAAGATTCGAACTTGAAACATATTCCAAtacgtaaaaaataaataaaactaatcaGGAAGAACGATAAGTTTTGTAATATTTAACCTTATTGATTACTTCAAAACGAGGATAATGGTTTCATGATCCGTTTAATTCAGACGTTTGTGACAAAATCCCAAGAAAAGTCTTCGAGCATGCATGGTTTGATTTGATCTCGCAAGATTTTGAATAAGATATAATATGTTTTGGTAATTGCTAGTCAAGATCGAAGAGCAGTGTGGCCAAGTTGTGTTGCGCACTTTCAACAATTCCCGATGGTGTTCGCATTCACGAGTAAAATATTTGTCTGTTTGCACTTGGCGCAATAGTTTGCTGACTGCTGTCTGTGAATGTGGTCTTCTATCTAACTCATaggataaatttttaattgtgaccgGAATACAAGTAGTAtctcacgtgttttaataggagtggtagaaaattttaatttttaaattattaaaaatttagCACATATATCTTacaatttgtatagtgacacataTTGTACTATCATGTGTAccggtcacactaaaaaatctctaacTCCTAGGACTCTCAATAATTAGTACTAAACTAAGAAATAATCTTGTTAATTAGTGAACAGGCTATGCATGTCAGgatggaggtggattgtctgctctcccattttcatactctttccatcccctcctgtttgtgtagtcacggttaagccacgtcaacattttatattgatttttttataaaataataaaacaaaaagtaataggaatataaaatgttaacatggcttaatcgtgaccacacaaaacaggaggggatgggaagagtatggaaatgggagggcagacaatccacctcccttcAAATTTGgtaggtggattgtctgccctcccatttccatactctttctatcccctcctgtttgtgtggtcacggttaagtcacgtcaacattttatattcctattactttttgttttattattttataaataaatcaatataaaatgttgacgtagtttaaccatgaccacacaaacaggaatGAATGGGAAGAatatggaaatgggagggcaaacaatccaccTCCAATTTGGAGAGATGAtggatttaattaatttgtttaatcGTGGTAATACCGCACTAGGATTTTTGCTGGGTTGGCATAAGCAATAGGGTTTGCATTTTCCAGGGTAAGGGCCAACCCACGATCATCGTCATCTTGAACATGTCTCCTTTGGAAGCAACTTTTGCCCCTCTTTCTGCTTATGCAGATGAATAATATTTGTTAGAACTGAGTTCGTAAACTAATGGATAGAGAGGTTCAAATCTCTTTTAAACAAAGACTTCCATTCTTCTAAATATTGGCTCTTTTATAGTTTCTTCAATTTCCGATGTCAAACAATACTctacattttacataaaatatAACATAGGCTTAGTTTTAATTGACACATGTACTCTTCATAAAACCTGACTTTACTGTATGAACTctattttgttttactttaccCAATGTCTCACTTTACCTTATTCCGTTAACTTCGTCACATAAATCGTTAACTTGCTGACTTGCAGTGTCTTTAATATGATCTTggttaaaagaaaattataaaatagaTTAAAATGTGACAAGTTAACGGTTTATATGACGGAGTTTAACAAAATAAGGTAAAGTGAGACACAGTATAGATACATGGAGTGATAGAGTGCAAGAAGTaaagtgagattttttttttttttatcatagctaaaaataagcctcAAATATATACTCACTAACGTGAGGCATTTTTGTATCTAACATGTAGACAATTTTTAACAAGTGAAGTGACGTGTGACTTAAATGCGAATATCTAACCCATAATCATATAGCAAGTTAGCAATGGGTGGAAGGGCTTAAAACTTTTTAAGCtcatatattttctttgatCTTTGTATGTGACATTCTATCAACAAAATTAGGGTTTACGAACTTTATTATCTTAAGGAAAGCATGCTTCTCGATCAAAGCATTTTACTACCTACATTTGACTGAAAATCCCAACTTCCAAATTAGAACCAAAACATTTGAAACCAAGCCAGTACTATTAAACATAAAGAGAGTAAGTTGGAAGTGTGAGATTGGTAAAAGTGCCACGCTGTCCTGTTTGTGTGTCTTTTGTAATTGTCCATCTATCTATCTTAATTTAGTCTAATAGataattagagcaatggtctcTGAATTTTACCTCAATCGGAATTTTGATCTCTGAACTAAAAATCCGTGAGCATGGGGATCTGAACTTGCTATAATATGAAATAATGATTTTTTACGCTAACTCCGTTAGAACTtatattcaaaataaagggtTTAAAGGGACAAAAATGGATGAAAGTTCTAACGAAGTTAACCAAAATGATCTTTGCTCCACATTAAAACAAGTGCATAAACCAATACTCACGGATTTTTTATTCAGGGACCAAATTATCTCTATCTAACATATCTACAAAGCTATAATGCCTAAGTATAAACATTTTGTCATAATATTTGTGGAAAAGAGTCGGGTAAAGATTTGTGTTATGGTGAATGTGTAAAATGTGAGATTCAAGAAGTCGTAAGCTAGAATTAGGGCACGCGTGAAATCCAGGCCGCCCCATAAACATCTTGCCTTGTTTTCTACTTTCTTGTCTTCCAttgcagctgctgctgctgcagtgGAAGCTTCACCGCCATCATCAAGACAAAAAGGCCAAAAGCCACCCCCACTCAAATCAAACAttccttattttataaattaagaGAAGAGAATATGAATTTGGGGGAAAAAGATCCAATCATATGTACTGGTTGCTTGCTGCCTGGCATCTAATTAGTGGCCAAAGTCGTTAGATTATTAGGTTTCCTGTTAACCCAGACCCACTAAATTAATTTTGGTTATATTAATTATGATCCGTGTTAACCCACTAACTTAATTTTCGttgttattaattattgttcatGCATATGCACAATTGGTGAATTGCTCCGGCGCTCTCTTCAATCCGTTATGTCACGCGTTCAAATTCACAGTATAAATAAATATCGAATGTatccaaaaggaaaaaatttCATGTACATGCACTTAGTGTGATTCCTAATAATAACGTGTGATATTTTACCCGCTCCATATTCGAATTAACAGATTCATTGGGCAACTCAATGTGTACAAAGCGGATATTTATGGACAAGGGAAGTACAATCTACCAGAAATAAATGCTCTTAACTAGTAAGGCACGGACCCAACCAACAAatgttttggggggggggggggggaggctGAGCCATCTACATAGGAGAGTTGTCCAAAGGTAGGTTAGGACATTTttgtaaggccatctccaaccgaagagtCCAGAGGGTCAGAAGGCCAAAAATAGCCCttaaaccgtctccaaccgagggctaggccagagggctcgggaatctgggagagttggagggctggctgctttcggccagaGCCAGCCAACCCcaggctggctatttttttttatatagttctataatgctgtcggttataaccggcAGTAATAGGTATTCAtaggcaaaaaaaataaaattatttactattagtgtcggttaatagtttgaaatttttttgaacaTAATGGCTAGCTaatcagctagccgttgggttttttttttttaatttaaacatttctttttttctataaatatggtgaagttctttcaattcttcacttcatttgaaatatttccttcttcaatatttccttcaatatatttctcaatatttccttcaatatttccttcaatatattttccaatatttccttcatctataatatttgtttcaatttttcaataatttccttcattttgttcctataacttatattccacaaaatttgtttcatatttttttttaaattccatttttttcctataacttctatttcacaaaatttgtttcatattttttttaaattccatttttttctataacttctatttcacaaaatttgtttcatattttttttttaattctatttttttcctataacttcctaagccattatacaacattaaattaaattaagtaacatgaaacaacatttaagttgtaatttttaaataataaattatgtttagccctatggccctttgtccctcgattggagacggttttttgtgaaaatgctAAAACGAACCCTTTGGCCctctagccctcggttggagacgaaggcaaatatga
This genomic window contains:
- the LOC126623891 gene encoding 26S proteasome non-ATPase regulatory subunit 7 homolog A-like, which codes for MDVVKTQQISARPIERVIVHPLVLLSIVDNYNRVAKDTRKRVVGVLLGSSYKGTVDVTNSYAVPFEEDDKDPSIWFLDHNYHEAMYSMAKRINAKEHVVGWYSTGPKLRENDLDIHGLFNDYVPNPVLVIIDVQPKELGIPTKAYCAVEEVKENATQKSQKVFVHVPSEIAAHEVEEIGVEHLLRDVKDTTISTLATEVTGKLTALKGLEARLKEIRGYLDLVIDGKLPLNHEILYHLQDVFNLLPNLNVSDLIKAFSVKTNDMMLVIYLSSLIRSVIALHNLINNKMHNKEHERAEDSKQVAVTAAAGS
- the LOC126623920 gene encoding WUSCHEL-related homeobox 7-like gives rise to the protein MDEGMSGFCIKASSFRDGGNGNSGTKCGRWNPTTEQVKVLTDLFRSGLRTPSTDQIQKISSQLSFYGKIESKNVFYWFQNHKARERQKRRKVSIDDKDIIRRDLENISSPKQINQVSEPARVIETLQLFPINSFNESEGEKLRFHANEYCKEASAFTCTVGTEMDLPPLDLRLSFL